A genomic window from Gossypium hirsutum isolate 1008001.06 chromosome D10, Gossypium_hirsutum_v2.1, whole genome shotgun sequence includes:
- the LOC107916250 gene encoding probable boron transporter 7: MGNMKSPFKGITKDIKGRSVCYKQDWVNGLCSGFRIFAPTFYIFFASALPVIAFGEQLSRDTDGALSTVETLASTAICGIIHSILGGQPLLIVGVAEPTIIMYTYLYNFCKRRPELGQELFLAWAAWVCVWTAMLLIFLAIFNACTIINRFTRVAGELFGMLITVLFLQEAVKGVISEFNVPKGENPKLEKYQFPWLYTNGLLAVIFSFGVLFTSLKTRKARLWRYGTGWIRGFLADYGVPLVILCWTALSYMIPGQVSSGVPRRLFCPLLWESESLHHWTVIKDMGKVPIMYIFAAFIPAVMIAGLYFFDHSVASQLAQQKEFNLKNPSAYHYDILLLGIMTLICGLLGLPPSNGVLPQSPMHTKSLAVLKRQLIRKKMVQSAKEGISQLASNSEIYGRMQAVFIEMDESPAPTSVDKELKNLKEAVMKRDGRENGKENFDPEKHIDAHLPVRVNEQRMSNLLQSFLVGLSLCALPVVKMIPTSVLWGYFAYMAIDSLPGNQFWERMLLLFITPSRRYKVLEGVHASFVESVPFKSILMFTLFQLVYFLVCFGVTWIPIAGILFPLPFFLLISIRQHILPKFFAPEHLRELDAAEYEEILGTPRRNLSLSFKGRESFVSHNEGSEDNFSDAEILDEMTTHRGELKLRTVSFKEERLHQVHP, translated from the exons ATGGGAAACATGAAAAGTCCATTCAAGGGGATAACCAAAGACATCAAGGGAAGAAGCGTGTGCTACAAGCAAGATTGGGTCAATGGACTTTGCTCAGGCTTTCG GATATTTGCTCCTACTTTCTATATCTTCTTTGCTTCTGCTCTTCCTGTTATTGCCTTTGGAGAGCAATTGAGTCGAGATACAG ACGGTGCCCTCAGCACAGTGGAAACATTGGCTTCCACAGCTATTTGTGGAATCATTCACTCCATTTTAGGTGGGCAACCTTTGTTAATAGTAGGTGTTGCAGAGCCAACAATTATAATGTACACTTATTTGTACAATTTCTGCAAACGAAGGCCTGAGTTGGGCCAGGAGCTCTTTTTGGCTTGGGCTGCATG GGTGTGTGTATGGACAGCTATGCTGCTCATTTTTCTTGCTATATTCAATGCATGCACCATAATCAACAGATTTACAAGAGTTGCTGGAGAGCTTTTCGGCATGTTGATAACTGTTCTTTTCCTTCAAGAGGCTGTTAAG GGAGTGATCAGTGAGTTCAATGTTCCCAAAGGTGAAAATCCTAAGTTGGAGAAATATCAGTTCCCCTGGCTATATACAAATGGGTTGCTTGCAGTCATTTTCTCATTTGGGGTTCTATTCACTTCCCTAAAGACTCGTAAGGCAAGATTGTGGCGTTATGGAACAG GTTGGATTCGAGGTTTTCTTGCAGATTATGGGGTTCCCCTTGTGATCTTGTGTTGGACAGCATTGTCTTACATGATACCTGGACAAGTTAGTTCTGGAGTCCCCAGGAGGCTGTTCTGTCCACTTCTTTGGGAATCTGAATCATTACATCATTGGACAGTGATAAAG GATATGGGAAAGGTACCAATAATGTACATCTTTGCTGCCTTTATACCAGCAGTAATGATAGCAGGTCTATACTTCTTCGATCACAGTGTTGCTTCACAGTTGGCACAACAAAAGGAGTTCAACCTCAAAAATCCTTCTGCTTACCATTATGATATCTTATTGCTAGGAATTATg ACTTTGATTTGTGGGTTGCTGGGACTCCCTCCTTCAAATGGGGTACTTCCACAATCTCCCATGCACACTAAAAGCCTTGCAGTTCTCAAGAGGCAG CTTATTCGGAAAAAAATGGTACAAAGTGCCAAGGAGGGCATATCGCAACTAGCAAGCAACTCAGAAATCTATGGGAGGATGCAAGCTGTGTTCATAGAAATGGACGAATCTCCTGCT CCTACTTCAGTAGATAAAGAGTTGAAGAACTTAAAAGAGGCAGTAATGAAACGTGATGGTAGggagaatggaaaagaaaattttgatccTGAGAAACACATTGATGCTCATTTGCCAGTTAGAGTTAATGAGCAAAGAATGAGCAACTTGTTGCAGTCCTTCCTTGTTGGACTTTCATTGTGTGCTCTGCCTGTGGTAAAAATGATACCTACCTCGGTACTGTGGGGATACTTTGCCTACATGGCGATTGACAGCCTCCCAGGGAACCAGTTCTGGGAAAGGATGTTGCTACTGTTTATCACCCCTAGCAGACGTTACAA AGTCCTTGAAGGTGTTCATGCATCATTTGTGGAGTCAGTACCTTTCAAGTCCATTTTGATGTTTACACTCTTCCAGTTGGTATACTTCCTGGTATGTTTCGGGGTGACATGGATACCTATAGCTGGAATACTGTTTCCACTGCCATTCTTCCTCCTCATCAGCATCAGACAGCACATCCTTCCAAAGTTTTTTGCTCCTGAACATCTGCGGGAACTTGATGCAGCTGAATATGAAGAAATTCTTGGCACGCCACGCAGAAACTTAAGTTTATCATTCAAG GGAAGGGAATCATTTGTTTCTCACAATGAAGGGTCTGAAGACAACTTTTCTGATGCTGAGATATTAGATGAAATGACAACGCACAGAGGAGAATTGAAGCTTAGAACCGTAAGCTTTAAGGAAGAAAGGTTACATCAG GTTCATCCATGA